Part of the bacterium genome, GCATATTTTCTGTTTTTGTTCACCTATTATTGGTTTCTCACATCCAGGATAAACAGGAATATTTTTTTCGCTTTTTTCTATTAGATAACTCGCCATCATACTTCTTTTTTCTGATTCTCCTGTAACTGTTGTAATTCCAAGAATTTGACAAAA contains:
- a CDS encoding nucleoside hydrolase, whose amino-acid sequence is MKEKILLDTDIGSDIDDAICLSYLLSNPFCQILGITTVTGESEKRSMMASYLIEKSEKNIPVYPGCEKPIIGEQKQKIC